In Lysobacterales bacterium, the following proteins share a genomic window:
- a CDS encoding DUF3379 family protein, translated as MNCLEFRRAIGTDPRGLDAAALAHRAQCPRCSEAHERALVFERSLAAAIAIPVPDTLAERILLHQTTAALHEPRVRSLRIWQIAAGLVVGIGLATAVGWRVFTANAATTDLAVAHLAHEPFALSARAEVASADVRAMFASLGAPIAHSPGAVHYLNDCPLGSRMSVHMVMQRASGPVTAMYVPKLREARRDFDRAGVRGREATIGDGTLILLAADAREFDAIESQFHLAFAHGIGSAVGAP; from the coding sequence ATGAACTGCCTTGAGTTCCGCCGCGCCATCGGCACCGACCCGCGCGGCCTCGACGCCGCTGCGCTCGCGCATCGGGCGCAATGCCCGCGCTGCAGCGAAGCGCATGAGCGCGCACTCGTTTTCGAACGCTCGCTGGCCGCAGCGATCGCGATCCCGGTGCCGGACACGCTCGCCGAACGCATCCTGTTGCACCAGACCACCGCGGCGTTGCATGAGCCCCGTGTGCGCTCGCTGCGCATCTGGCAAATCGCTGCCGGGCTGGTCGTCGGCATCGGCCTTGCGACGGCGGTGGGTTGGCGCGTGTTCACGGCGAATGCCGCGACCACCGATCTCGCCGTGGCCCATCTCGCGCACGAGCCGTTCGCGTTGTCGGCGCGCGCCGAGGTGGCCAGCGCGGACGTGCGCGCGATGTTCGCGTCGCTCGGTGCACCGATCGCCCACAGCCCGGGCGCGGTGCATTATCTGAACGACTGTCCGCTCGGCAGCCGCATGTCGGTGCACATGGTGATGCAACGCGCCAGCGGTCCGGTCACTGCGATGTATGTGCCCAAGCTGCGCGAGGCACGGCGTGATTTCGATCGCGCCGGCGTGCGTGGCCGCGAGGCAACGATCGGTGATGGCACCCTGATCCTGCTCGCCGCCGATGCGCGCGAGTTCGATGCGATTGAATCGCAATTTCATCTGGCCTTCGCGCACGGCATCGGCAGCGCAGTGGGCGCGCCCTGA
- a CDS encoding glycosyltransferase family 2 protein, which translates to MSAPELSVVVPVFNERDNVTPLVDEIVAALRGRITFEIVYVDDHSRDDSLAVLKSLQARVPELRVLHHVTQSGQSTAVRNGVKAARGAWIATLDGDGQNDPADIPKMLAARAGALPETKLFAGWRVNRQDSGSKRWASKVANAIRSRLLRDDTPDTGCGIKLFEREAFLDLPYFNHMHRYLPALMQRAGWKTLSVPVNHRARGAGVSKYNNLNRALVGIADLRGVAWLIRRAKRTAVQEITND; encoded by the coding sequence GTGTCCGCACCCGAACTCTCCGTCGTCGTTCCGGTCTTCAACGAACGCGACAACGTCACCCCGCTGGTCGACGAAATCGTCGCTGCATTGCGTGGTCGCATTACCTTCGAAATCGTCTATGTCGACGACCACAGTCGCGACGATTCACTGGCCGTGTTGAAGTCGCTGCAGGCGCGTGTGCCGGAGCTGCGGGTGCTGCACCATGTCACCCAGAGCGGCCAGAGCACGGCGGTGCGCAATGGCGTGAAGGCTGCGCGCGGCGCGTGGATTGCGACGCTCGATGGCGACGGCCAGAACGATCCGGCCGATATTCCGAAAATGCTGGCCGCCCGCGCCGGTGCCTTGCCGGAGACCAAGCTCTTTGCCGGTTGGCGGGTGAATCGCCAGGACAGCGGCAGCAAGCGCTGGGCGTCGAAGGTCGCGAATGCGATCCGCAGCCGCCTGCTGCGCGATGACACCCCCGATACCGGCTGCGGCATCAAGCTGTTCGAGCGCGAAGCTTTCCTCGACCTGCCGTATTTCAATCACATGCATCGTTACCTGCCGGCACTGATGCAGCGGGCCGGCTGGAAGACGCTGAGCGTGCCGGTGAACCATCGTGCGCGCGGCGCCGGCGTCTCGAAGTACAACAACCTCAATCGCGCCCTGGTGGGCATCGCCGACTTGCGCGGCGTGGCCTGGTTGATCCGGCGTGCCAAGCGCACCGCAGTACAAGAAATTACTAACGACTGA
- a CDS encoding lipid-A-disaccharide synthase N-terminal domain-containing protein: MSDFFASWAHNFNFWLAIGFLGQAVFASRFIVQWWFSERAKRVVVPTVFWWLSLGGGLVLTVYAIHKRDLVFTLGQFSGLFIYSRNLWLLHTAKRREVVTD, from the coding sequence ATGTCCGACTTCTTCGCGTCCTGGGCGCACAACTTCAATTTCTGGCTCGCGATCGGCTTTCTCGGCCAGGCGGTTTTTGCGTCGCGCTTCATCGTGCAATGGTGGTTCAGCGAACGCGCGAAGCGGGTCGTGGTGCCGACCGTGTTCTGGTGGCTGTCCCTGGGCGGGGGCTTGGTCCTGACGGTCTATGCGATCCACAAACGCGATCTGGTCTTCACGCTCGGCCAGTTCTCGGGACTGTTCATCTACAGTCGCAACCTGTGGCTGCTGCACACCGCGAAGCGGCGCGAAGTCGTCACCGACTGA
- a CDS encoding diguanylate cyclase, protein MPVAAARKLLKCLVGLAMAWGTGAWAAPETGDSLAAADASGVPMLTRFNAEHYSVMPQHNAIATDASGRVFVGNVEGVLLYSAGRFEHLHAEQEMSVRSVALSGDGRVIVGGYDQFGSFGEQPDGHWTYTDIDEQFRDVPDAHPLGQVWLVAELPDGQYFLGERRLFHVDRDGATESWPTPNDVQTGLRVGDEIWARVVDHGLMRFDGKAFVPVPGGEEFTRYGVQSAAPHPDGTLFSSRVKGLYLGDAEHGLRHVDTAYDAWMQRTQVYAVAALADGDFALATLSGEVAIVDAQLALKKQYRISNYPITDVVANVDGGLWFSTEGDLVRMEWPSPWTFVGEEDGLFGALNDAEWFEGRRWVATSLGLFRSGRDDQGRMRFQSLPWAPDEVWDLQRVGDDLLVGERKSIQVIHADQATRLIDSNGVFELIPSAFVPGRVLTLESTSILELDHAATWRAGTRHDLGEVTISTLVELAADRWLIGNWRGYPQLVTRSVDATGPHIAIRPLGRESGLGDVADAGSSVWQIGGKTYATLGDDLYEWRDERFIAQPGHPLVALAGQRLNEIEFRGGPGHQYAFTSRDVWVEQGGQWQPLRIESRRVLGVSELSLADDGRLTVVAWGGLLTYDPRLANAGDTAFHLRMHRALLTDARRQTRLLDRRGLAVLALPPLEGLRFEYGIDGHDSAVEYRSQLEGNDGSAVWSDWSTAQMREFNRLAPGDYHLRVQARTRAGRQASDTLDFRFRVQPRWYQTRAAAWTAAALVLLFGSLLAWAWGRYRSRKLHERNVELEREIAAHTRDLEIANQRLSRLAVQDGLTGITNRRGFEQFYLRTWNRLAEHRQTLAVLMVDVDFFKQYNDQHGHLLGDEMLRGIARQLELDVHEPEELLARFGGEEFVIVLPGIDIDEATTRAHAVRARCEAFGKDREVTVSVGVAACVPRGGLKSAQLLDEADAALYRAKKLGRNRVERGRSI, encoded by the coding sequence ATGCCGGTAGCCGCAGCGCGCAAACTGCTCAAATGCCTCGTGGGCCTGGCGATGGCTTGGGGCACAGGCGCATGGGCTGCGCCGGAGACCGGCGACAGTCTCGCCGCGGCCGATGCCAGCGGCGTACCGATGCTGACGCGCTTCAACGCCGAGCATTACAGCGTGATGCCGCAGCACAACGCCATCGCCACCGATGCCAGCGGCCGGGTGTTCGTCGGCAATGTCGAGGGCGTGTTGCTGTACTCGGCCGGTCGCTTCGAGCACCTGCATGCGGAACAGGAAATGTCGGTGCGCTCGGTGGCCTTGAGTGGCGACGGCCGCGTCATCGTCGGTGGCTACGACCAGTTCGGGTCCTTCGGCGAACAACCGGACGGTCATTGGACCTACACCGATATCGACGAACAATTCCGCGACGTGCCCGATGCGCATCCGCTCGGCCAAGTGTGGCTGGTGGCCGAACTCCCGGATGGCCAGTATTTTCTCGGCGAGCGGCGCCTGTTCCATGTCGACCGGGACGGCGCGACCGAAAGCTGGCCGACCCCGAACGACGTGCAGACCGGCTTGCGTGTCGGCGACGAGATCTGGGCGCGGGTTGTCGACCACGGCCTGATGCGTTTCGACGGCAAGGCCTTCGTGCCGGTGCCGGGGGGTGAGGAATTCACCCGTTATGGCGTCCAGAGCGCAGCGCCGCACCCGGACGGCACCCTGTTCAGTTCGCGTGTGAAGGGCTTGTATCTCGGCGACGCCGAACATGGGCTGCGCCACGTCGACACCGCCTACGACGCCTGGATGCAGCGCACCCAGGTCTATGCGGTGGCGGCCCTCGCCGACGGCGACTTCGCGCTGGCCACGCTGTCCGGTGAGGTCGCCATCGTCGATGCCCAATTGGCGCTGAAGAAGCAGTATCGCATCAGCAATTATCCGATCACCGACGTGGTCGCGAATGTCGATGGCGGGTTGTGGTTTTCGACCGAGGGCGATCTGGTGCGGATGGAGTGGCCCTCGCCATGGACCTTCGTCGGCGAAGAAGATGGCCTGTTCGGTGCACTCAATGATGCCGAATGGTTCGAAGGGCGACGTTGGGTCGCGACCTCGCTAGGTCTGTTCCGTTCCGGTCGCGATGACCAGGGCCGCATGCGGTTCCAGTCGCTGCCATGGGCACCGGACGAGGTCTGGGATCTGCAGCGGGTCGGTGACGATCTGCTGGTCGGCGAACGCAAGAGTATCCAGGTCATTCATGCCGACCAGGCAACGCGCCTGATCGACAGCAACGGCGTGTTCGAACTGATTCCATCCGCTTTCGTGCCGGGTCGCGTATTGACGCTGGAAAGCACTTCGATCCTCGAACTGGACCACGCCGCGACCTGGCGCGCCGGAACGCGCCACGATCTTGGCGAGGTCACCATCTCGACCCTGGTCGAACTTGCGGCCGACCGCTGGTTGATCGGCAACTGGCGCGGATATCCGCAACTCGTGACGCGCAGCGTGGACGCGACTGGTCCGCACATCGCGATCCGGCCGCTCGGCCGCGAATCCGGCCTGGGCGATGTTGCGGACGCCGGCAGCAGCGTGTGGCAGATCGGCGGCAAGACCTATGCGACGCTGGGCGATGACCTTTACGAATGGCGGGACGAGCGCTTCATCGCGCAGCCCGGGCATCCGCTGGTCGCGCTGGCCGGACAGCGACTCAACGAGATCGAATTCCGAGGCGGCCCCGGCCATCAGTACGCCTTCACCAGTCGCGATGTCTGGGTCGAACAGGGGGGGCAGTGGCAGCCGTTGCGCATCGAGTCGCGCCGGGTGCTTGGGGTGAGCGAACTGTCGTTGGCCGATGATGGCCGTCTGACCGTCGTGGCCTGGGGTGGGCTGCTGACCTATGACCCGCGCCTCGCCAATGCCGGCGATACGGCATTTCACCTGCGCATGCACCGCGCCCTGCTGACCGATGCGCGCCGTCAGACGCGCCTGCTCGATCGTCGTGGCCTCGCGGTGCTGGCGCTGCCGCCGCTGGAAGGTCTGCGCTTCGAATACGGCATCGATGGCCACGACAGCGCGGTCGAATACCGCAGTCAGCTCGAAGGCAATGACGGCAGCGCCGTCTGGAGCGACTGGTCGACAGCGCAGATGCGCGAATTCAACCGACTGGCGCCGGGCGATTACCACCTGCGGGTGCAGGCGCGCACGCGCGCCGGACGACAGGCCAGCGACACGCTGGATTTCCGGTTCCGGGTGCAGCCCCGCTGGTACCAAACGCGTGCCGCAGCCTGGACGGCGGCCGCCCTGGTGCTGCTGTTCGGTTCCCTGCTGGCCTGGGCCTGGGGCCGCTACCGTTCGCGCAAGCTGCACGAGCGCAACGTCGAACTCGAACGCGAGATCGCGGCCCACACCCGCGACCTCGAAATCGCCAACCAGCGGCTGTCGCGGCTGGCGGTGCAGGACGGCCTGACCGGCATCACCAACCGGCGCGGCTTCGAACAGTTCTACCTGCGCACCTGGAACCGCCTCGCCGAACATCGCCAGACCCTGGCGGTGCTGATGGTCGATGTCGACTTCTTCAAGCAGTACAACGACCAGCACGGCCACTTGCTCGGTGATGAAATGCTGCGTGGCATTGCCCGCCAGTTGGAGCTCGACGTGCATGAACCCGAAGAGCTGCTGGCACGATTCGGTGGCGAAGAGTTCGTCATTGTGCTCCCCGGCATCGACATCGACGAGGCGACCACGCGGGCGCACGCGGTGCGCGCGCGCTGCGAGGCCTTCGGCAAGGACCGGGAAGTGACCGTCAGCGTCGGGGTCGCGGCCTGCGTGCCGCGCGGTGGCCTGAAGTCGGCACAGTTGCTCGACGAGGCCGACGCTGCGCTCTATCGCGCCAAGAAGCTCGGCCGCAATCGCGTCGAACGCGGCCGTTCGATCTGA
- a CDS encoding pyridoxine 5'-phosphate synthase, with amino-acid sequence MTRLSVNLNKIAVLRNSRGGALPDVLAAARVAIAAGADGITVHPRPDLRHIRPQDVLALADMLTVEFNVEGNPFAGPNAQGYPGFIELVEAVRPAQVTLVPDDDAQITSDHGFDIARDSERLRPVIARLKRSGARVSLFMDAGSTSGRALRALGADRIEIYTGPYASAFSGGRYEVELAACAHTAADARAAGLAVNAGHDLDQDNLASLLAAAAPIAEVSIGHALINDALYAGLATTVQRYRSLCGSA; translated from the coding sequence ATGACCCGGCTCAGCGTGAATCTGAACAAGATCGCCGTCCTGCGCAATTCGCGCGGGGGCGCCCTGCCCGACGTTCTGGCTGCGGCTCGCGTCGCCATCGCGGCGGGGGCCGACGGCATCACCGTGCACCCTCGCCCGGATCTGCGCCATATCCGCCCGCAGGATGTGCTCGCGCTCGCCGACATGCTGACGGTCGAATTCAACGTCGAAGGCAATCCGTTTGCAGGCCCTAATGCACAGGGCTATCCCGGCTTCATCGAACTGGTGGAAGCGGTACGCCCGGCCCAGGTCACTCTGGTGCCGGATGACGATGCCCAGATCACCTCCGACCACGGTTTCGACATCGCCCGGGACAGCGAACGTCTGCGACCGGTCATCGCCCGCCTGAAGCGCAGCGGCGCTCGGGTCAGCCTGTTCATGGACGCCGGTTCGACATCGGGACGCGCCCTCCGCGCCCTTGGCGCAGACCGCATCGAGATCTATACGGGGCCCTATGCGTCCGCATTCTCCGGCGGCCGCTACGAGGTGGAATTGGCGGCCTGTGCGCACACTGCAGCCGATGCGCGCGCCGCCGGGCTGGCGGTCAACGCCGGCCACGACCTCGATCAGGACAATCTGGCCTCGTTGCTCGCCGCAGCCGCACCGATTGCGGAAGTGTCGATCGGCCACGCCCTGATCAACGATGCGCTGTATGCCGGATTGGCGACCACCGTGCAGCGTTATCGCAGCCTCTGCGGCAGCGCCTGA
- a CDS encoding biopolymer transporter ExbD, with protein MAFSSNNSGGPMAEINVTPLVDVMLVLLIIFMITAPAATNRILIDVPQKSTQPPPKDPPPPIDLGIRANGELFWNGQPISLEILKLQIEFESKKNPQPVLQIQADDQTQYQVLADVMGTAKNVGYKKIGFASPEG; from the coding sequence ATGGCTTTCTCAAGCAACAACTCCGGCGGGCCGATGGCCGAAATCAACGTCACGCCACTGGTCGACGTGATGTTGGTGCTGCTGATCATCTTCATGATCACGGCGCCGGCCGCGACCAATCGCATCCTGATCGACGTGCCGCAGAAATCGACGCAGCCGCCGCCGAAGGATCCGCCGCCACCGATCGATCTGGGCATTCGCGCCAACGGCGAACTGTTCTGGAACGGTCAGCCGATCTCGCTGGAAATCCTCAAGTTGCAGATCGAGTTCGAGTCCAAGAAGAATCCGCAGCCGGTGCTGCAGATCCAGGCGGACGACCAGACCCAATACCAGGTGCTGGCGGACGTGATGGGCACCGCGAAGAATGTGGGCTACAAGAAGATCGGGTTCGCATCGCCGGAAGGCTGA
- a CDS encoding biopolymer transporter ExbD, with amino-acid sequence MSAGGNDGGVMAEINVTPLVDVMLVLLIIFMITTPMMNHKVKVDLPVKTVTAAEDEKATPMTLAIDDAGQMYLDDALIDQRGLEDRLRREALRTPQPMIELRADKTTQYKQIAEAMATVKNAGIRKLGFITEPNK; translated from the coding sequence ATGTCAGCAGGTGGTAACGACGGCGGCGTGATGGCGGAAATCAACGTCACGCCACTCGTGGACGTGATGTTGGTGCTGCTGATCATTTTCATGATCACGACGCCGATGATGAACCACAAGGTCAAGGTCGACCTGCCCGTCAAGACGGTCACCGCCGCCGAAGACGAGAAGGCCACGCCCATGACCTTGGCGATCGATGATGCCGGTCAGATGTACCTCGACGATGCGTTGATCGACCAGCGCGGACTGGAAGATCGTTTGCGCCGCGAGGCCTTGCGGACGCCCCAGCCGATGATCGAGCTGCGCGCCGACAAGACCACGCAGTACAAGCAGATCGCCGAGGCGATGGCGACAGTCAAGAATGCCGGCATCCGCAAGCTCGGTTTCATCACCGAGCCGAACAAATAA
- a CDS encoding MotA/TolQ/ExbB proton channel family protein — translation MPEATSPAAVDAAADAVVAGDTSNAAALQQMGFDHLIQNFDWVGWTVFVTLVIMSIVSWIYTVMNAMRNTSITGKMEKVIRTFWETPSAADAVRFMEEQPKGEPFSKIALDCASAAAHHQRHEGSRLVEALNRSEFIDRALRQAVARESSKLENGLTWLATTGSSAPFVGLLGTVWGIYHALLNIGAAGTADITVVAGPVGEALIMTAIGLFVAIPAVLAYNFFSRSNRKIMARFDEFAHDLHDFFATGSRVEGAGPKPMKK, via the coding sequence ATGCCCGAAGCGACTTCGCCCGCCGCAGTCGACGCCGCGGCCGATGCCGTGGTGGCCGGCGACACTTCCAATGCCGCTGCGCTCCAGCAGATGGGCTTCGATCACCTGATCCAGAACTTCGACTGGGTGGGCTGGACGGTGTTCGTGACCCTGGTGATCATGTCGATCGTCAGCTGGATCTACACGGTGATGAACGCGATGCGCAACACGTCGATCACCGGCAAGATGGAAAAGGTCATCCGCACGTTCTGGGAAACCCCGTCGGCGGCCGATGCGGTGCGTTTCATGGAAGAGCAGCCGAAGGGCGAACCGTTCTCGAAGATCGCGCTCGACTGCGCCTCGGCCGCTGCCCATCACCAGCGCCACGAAGGTTCGCGTCTGGTCGAAGCCCTGAATCGTTCCGAGTTCATCGACCGCGCCCTGCGCCAGGCCGTGGCCCGTGAGAGCTCGAAGCTGGAAAACGGCCTGACCTGGCTGGCCACCACCGGTTCGTCGGCGCCGTTCGTCGGCCTGCTCGGCACCGTGTGGGGCATCTACCACGCACTGTTGAACATCGGTGCAGCGGGTACGGCCGACATCACCGTCGTCGCGGGTCCGGTCGGCGAAGCGCTGATCATGACCGCGATCGGTCTGTTCGTCGCGATCCCGGCGGTGCTGGCGTACAACTTCTTCTCGCGCAGCAACCGCAAGATCATGGCCCGCTTCGACGAGTTCGCGCATGACCTGCACGACTTCTTCGCCACCGGTTCGCGCGTCGAAGGCGCCGGCCCGAAGCCGATGAAGAAGTGA
- a CDS encoding energy transducer TonB produces the protein MSSIDNDTETGFSWRRVAGQSFALALHAGAFMFLIAPVMPPDAIEEEQDQVIDVTFIEPPPPPPPPPPPPPEPPKEIKKVVEQKPQAAPPPPPPVDERPVFDEPNEMAEEAEPPAPPAPPAPVIPETVGASEDPSYRKMRPPRYPPIAMRRRLQGEVVLVVTVGIDGSPLKIEIHKSSSHRELDQEAMKAVRQWKFNPEKRDGRPVEGRVLVPIKFTLNS, from the coding sequence ATGTCGAGTATTGATAACGACACCGAAACAGGATTCAGCTGGCGCCGCGTCGCCGGGCAATCGTTCGCGTTGGCCCTGCACGCAGGGGCTTTCATGTTCCTGATTGCACCGGTCATGCCTCCGGATGCGATCGAGGAAGAACAGGACCAGGTGATCGACGTCACCTTCATCGAGCCGCCGCCGCCGCCCCCGCCGCCGCCGCCGCCGCCGCCGGAGCCGCCGAAAGAGATCAAGAAGGTCGTCGAGCAGAAGCCGCAGGCAGCACCACCGCCGCCGCCGCCGGTCGACGAACGTCCGGTGTTCGACGAACCCAACGAAATGGCCGAAGAAGCCGAGCCGCCCGCGCCACCTGCGCCGCCGGCCCCGGTCATTCCGGAAACCGTGGGCGCGTCGGAAGATCCGAGCTACCGCAAGATGCGTCCGCCGCGCTATCCCCCGATCGCGATGCGGCGTCGCCTGCAAGGCGAGGTCGTGCTGGTCGTCACGGTCGGTATCGACGGCAGCCCGCTCAAGATCGAGATTCACAAGTCGAGCAGTCATCGCGAACTGGATCAGGAAGCGATGAAGGCGGTTCGCCAGTGGAAGTTCAATCCAGAGAAACGCGACGGTCGCCCGGTCGAAGGCCGCGTCCTCGTTCCCATCAAGTTCACGCTCAACTCCTAA
- a CDS encoding tetratricopeptide repeat protein, producing the protein MKRLAFPMAVALLSAAALVAVPFSTALAQSESGGVDKRASNTRAARNAEKNKSKQQVAENPYPNATRAEPEVKVSSKLGRKIDKAVKALYDEKYDEAEQVFGEVLADAKANNYEKATAYQGLANIASERDDDVAKVLEYTRKSLDLDALPNASHFGALLQYANSSMNEEKYEDAVTTIDQWLKLTGSETDTAYIIKGQSLYRMEKLDEAAAALRKAIALAPQPKEAWYQLLMACYYEQEKFPEAVAEGEAALKALPDNKAITRLLGNVYIQAEQQDKAVALLSAAYAKGMMNSESEVKQLYQLFNFGDRPLEAIRIIEDGFAKGTLPRSLEHLRALGDSNRLADKPLDAAKAFGEAAQLAGDGEMKFLQAYTLYEGDKNVEALAAVKEALKKTPFKSEGQAWILLGNCELGLGNKAGAVAAYKKATGFEATRASAESWLKSAAKM; encoded by the coding sequence ATGAAACGTCTGGCCTTCCCGATGGCTGTTGCGCTGCTTAGTGCCGCTGCATTGGTCGCAGTTCCGTTTTCGACGGCATTGGCCCAGTCCGAGAGCGGCGGTGTCGACAAGCGCGCGTCCAATACCCGCGCGGCGCGTAATGCCGAGAAGAACAAGAGCAAGCAGCAAGTCGCCGAGAATCCGTATCCGAATGCGACCCGCGCGGAACCCGAGGTCAAGGTATCGAGCAAGCTCGGCCGGAAGATCGACAAGGCAGTGAAGGCCCTGTACGACGAAAAGTACGACGAGGCCGAACAGGTGTTCGGCGAAGTGCTGGCCGATGCCAAGGCCAACAACTACGAAAAGGCGACGGCTTACCAAGGTCTCGCGAACATCGCCAGCGAGCGCGACGACGATGTCGCCAAGGTGCTCGAATACACCCGCAAGTCGCTGGATCTCGACGCGCTGCCCAATGCCTCGCACTTCGGTGCGTTGCTGCAGTACGCAAACTCGAGCATGAACGAGGAAAAGTACGAGGACGCGGTCACGACGATCGATCAGTGGCTGAAGTTGACGGGCTCCGAAACCGACACGGCCTACATCATCAAGGGCCAGTCGCTGTACCGCATGGAAAAGCTTGATGAGGCCGCGGCTGCCCTGCGCAAGGCGATCGCGCTCGCCCCGCAGCCGAAAGAAGCCTGGTACCAGTTGCTGATGGCCTGCTACTACGAGCAGGAGAAATTCCCGGAAGCGGTGGCGGAAGGCGAGGCGGCACTGAAAGCCTTGCCGGACAACAAGGCGATCACGCGCCTGCTCGGCAACGTCTACATCCAGGCCGAACAGCAGGACAAGGCGGTGGCCCTGCTGTCCGCGGCCTATGCGAAGGGGATGATGAACAGTGAATCCGAGGTCAAGCAGCTGTATCAGCTGTTCAACTTCGGCGATCGTCCGCTGGAGGCGATCAGGATCATCGAGGACGGATTCGCGAAGGGCACCCTGCCGCGCTCGCTCGAGCATCTGCGCGCACTCGGCGATTCCAACCGTCTGGCCGACAAGCCGCTCGATGCGGCCAAGGCGTTCGGCGAGGCCGCGCAACTGGCCGGTGACGGCGAGATGAAATTCCTGCAGGCCTATACCCTGTACGAAGGCGACAAGAACGTGGAAGCGCTTGCCGCGGTGAAAGAGGCCTTGAAGAAAACGCCGTTCAAGAGCGAGGGTCAGGCCTGGATCCTGCTCGGCAATTGCGAACTCGGCCTGGGCAACAAGGCCGGCGCGGTGGCCGCCTACAAGAAGGCCACCGGCTTCGAGGCGACGCGTGCGAGCGCCGAAAGCTGGTTGAAGAGCGCGGCCAAGATGTGA
- a CDS encoding alpha-L-glutamate ligase-like protein, translating into MGLFNPFETARRLHKIGLMGIGQRNAEFVLAYNQRRFYPRVDDKLITKKMALKAGLPVPALYAVVREEHEIEEVHEKIKDRESFVVKPAHGSGGDGILVITGRRGDKYRRSNGSFMTRDEFNHHLSNMLSGLFSLGGQPDHILIEYCVQFDPVFEHVSYKGVPDVRIISFLGYPVMAMIRLPTRLSDGKANLHQGAIGVGIDIPTGITRRGVWNSEIIREHPDTEHSIAGLQIPRWDELLMIGAKAYELCELGYVGVDVVLDKDLGPLVLELNARPGLAIQIANGNGALHRLRKVQALERAGQLSKNPAERVAFAKANFPTT; encoded by the coding sequence ATGGGCCTGTTCAATCCTTTCGAGACCGCGCGGCGCCTGCACAAGATCGGGTTGATGGGCATCGGCCAGCGCAATGCCGAATTCGTGCTCGCCTACAACCAGCGCCGCTTCTATCCGCGTGTCGATGACAAGCTCATCACCAAGAAGATGGCGCTCAAGGCCGGCTTGCCGGTGCCGGCCCTGTACGCGGTGGTGCGCGAGGAACACGAGATCGAGGAAGTGCACGAGAAGATCAAGGATCGCGAGTCTTTCGTCGTGAAACCGGCCCACGGTTCCGGCGGCGACGGCATCCTCGTGATCACCGGTCGGCGTGGCGACAAATATCGCCGCTCGAACGGTTCGTTCATGACGCGCGACGAATTCAACCATCATCTCTCGAACATGCTGTCGGGCCTGTTCTCGCTGGGTGGCCAGCCCGACCACATCCTGATCGAATACTGCGTGCAGTTCGACCCGGTGTTCGAGCACGTCAGTTACAAGGGCGTGCCGGATGTGCGCATCATCAGCTTCCTCGGTTACCCGGTGATGGCGATGATCCGCCTGCCGACGCGGCTGTCGGATGGCAAGGCCAACCTCCATCAGGGCGCGATCGGCGTCGGCATCGACATCCCCACCGGCATCACCCGGCGTGGCGTATGGAATTCGGAAATCATCCGTGAGCATCCGGATACGGAACACTCCATCGCCGGCCTGCAGATTCCGCGCTGGGACGAGTTGCTGATGATCGGCGCCAAGGCCTACGAGTTGTGCGAACTGGGTTATGTCGGCGTCGACGTCGTGCTCGACAAGGACCTCGGACCGTTGGTGCTGGAATTGAATGCGCGCCCCGGTCTCGCCATCCAGATCGCGAATGGCAATGGCGCCCTGCATCGATTGCGCAAGGTCCAGGCGCTGGAGCGCGCCGGTCAATTGTCGAAGAATCCGGCCGAACGGGTCGCATTTGCAAAGGCGAATTTCCCGACCACCTGA